In Candidatus Electrothrix scaldis, the genomic window TATGAGAAGGCTCTGCAAATTGACCCTCATCTGTTGACGGCATGGATTAATATGACGTCGGTTTGTACTATGCTGGAACAGGATGATAAGGCGGTAGAATCTGCTCGTCAGGCTGTAACACTGGAACCGGATAACGGGATGGCCCGGAATAATCTGGCTGTGGCCCTGTATTTCTTGGGATCCTATGAGGAAGCGAAGCGGAACATGGATAAGGCCAAGGAACTGGGATATGCGGTTGATCCGCGTTTTGTTCAGGGGCTGGAAGCAAAATTGGCGGCATAATGGCAGCAAAAAAACAAGCGAATACTCGTCCTTGGTGTCCGTTTTGCGGTATGGATGTAGGGCGTCCGGTGGATGCCCCGCAACGCAAGATGACCGAATTTCCTGTGGGTAGATGTGAGTGCGGAGCAGTGTATGTCTGCGATGCCACGGGGCATAATGTGGGCTCCGCAATGGTGGAATGTCTGGTCTACGCCTGCGGAGAGGAATGGGATCTGGCCTGGGAGCTCATCCCGGAGGATGACTACCTCACCGGTCGGGTGGAAGACTATGACGATGTCACCCACCAGATTTGTCCTAAGAGGAACCTGGACGGTCGGGGAGTGCGGGGAGTGCTTTATTTTGTTCGCCTGCATAAGGATGTGGCAGAAATTGCTGATCGTTTTGCCAAAAAAAAGGAGCAGGAGGCCCAAGAGGTATTCTCAGAAAGTGAGGGAGGTTCTCAAAACTCGATAATCCCTGAAGTGGAGCCTGCCCGTGATCCCAAACGGAAAAAGAAACGGGCATCGAAGACAATCGTCAAGCAATTAGCTGATGCCCAGGATGTTGATGGGCTGCTGGATCTTTGTTTTGACGATAAGCGTACCTTGCGCTTTATGCAGCGCCTCCTCTATGAGCCAGACCCGGTGAAACGCTATAAAACGGCTTGGCTGATCGGACAGGTCTGTGCCCGGCTTTCTACCCGTGAACCTGCTCCGGTAGCAGATATGTTGCACAGGCTCTTTGAGGCCTGCTCGGACTCGGCTTCTATGCCTTGGGGCATGGTGGAGGCCATCGGGGCTATCATTTCCGCCCGGACAGATATCTACGGGGCCTTTACCCGACATCTGCTCAATTTTATGGATGATCAGGGAACCCAGGAGGCTGCCCTCTGGGGCCTGAGTGAAATTGCTGCCTCTCGGCCTGACCTCATTCGTAATACACCTTTTTACTCAACCTTTCATTTCTTGGAACACCATAACCCGGTGGTGCGCGGTTTGATGGCGCGTTTGCTGGGTCGCATTAAGGCCAAAGAGGCTATGTTTCAGATTATGGGCCTGCAAAAGGATGAGGCAGAGATTATCCTCTATGAGCAGGGTGATCCTGTCAAGATGACTGTGGCTGCTTTGGTGAAAGAAGCTGTAGCTGGGATGCAGGAGGCGTAGAAACTGCCCTCATAACGCATGATGTAAAAGGATAGAGGGTAAGTTCTGGCCTCTATCCTTTTGCTGTGTTATCAGATAATTTATTTCAAAAAGGATAAATATACCTGATTTCTTTAGAAAACCTGCCGTGCGCTCAGTTCGTGGCGTGATTTTAAATAATTTGATCTCATTTAACCCATGTTGTTACACGCCCTCTTGTTTCCATTATTCCTCATATTTTTCTACTGCCTGGGCGTCTCTTTTGTTTTCTTTCTATCAAAAATTAATAACGTAAAAAACAGAGAAAACACCCTGGTGACGGGCATCGGTGTCCGGGGATTTCTCGGTTTGCTCTTATTCGGCATGTTTGGTGTCGCCTTCCATTTTTTTCAGCCTCTCACATCAACAGCATTTCGATTAAGCATTTTTTTACTCGCACTTTTTGGTGGTATAATCTTTATAAAAAACAGAAGGCAATTGAGCAAAATAGAGCTTTGCAGTTTTGTTGCCATATCTTGCATCCTTGCCATGTTGGCAGCTTCCATGAGATCTGGATATGATGGCGGACTCTACCACTTACCGCATCAAGTCTGGCTACGAACCGAACCTATAGTCGTTGGGCTTGCAAATCTCCATGGTCGTTTTGGTTTCAGTTCGCTGTACGAATATATGGGTGCGGCGTTATGGGTGAAGGATAATTTTATATTGCTTTCATACTTACAGGCATCCTTCATTTTGTTTTTTCTCTTATTTCTTATTGAACAATCACGAAATGCTGAGGGGGCTCATCAAGTCCTTCTGCTGGGGGTAGTTGCAAATTTTATAGTCTTTCATGATTATATATATGAAGAAAAAATAGACAAAGACTTAGCTCTTGAGCTTTGGTATACATATACTGACCTGCCTGCTGGAATTTTATTTACTGTAACCTTTCTTTATGGTCATTGGATCATCAGTCAAAAGTCCTCTGTGCAAGGTAACGAGTGGAGTATTTTTTCCCTCCTCCTTCTTGCTGCTCTCTTGCTAAAAATTTCTTCTGTTCCGCTTGTCTTGTGGTTTCTTTTTGTCGTATTGTACCGAATCGTATCGAAAAGGGATAACCCTTTCCCGGTTCTTATCAGTTTAGTGCTGCCAACGGGCTTTATGCTTGTGTGGTTTTTAAAAAATATAATTTCAACAGGGTGTCTGCTCTATCCCCTGTCATCTTCTTGCATTGATGTTCCTTGGTCAGCGAAGATAAACGCTCTTAAGGACGCTCAGTGGATTACCGCTTGGGCCCGACATCCAGGATCAGGACTCTATTCATTACAAGATAACGGTTGGTTTTTATCTTGGTGGTATCCTCACTATTATCCTTTTTTAATCAAACTTCTACTTTCTGGAGGAGTTGTTGGGATATTATACGTTGGGATTGCGTTGCGAAGTAAGTTTGCCAGTGTTAAAGTGCTTGATATTCGTTTTTGGGGAGCCGTAGGGGTGATGGCTCTTTCGTTGCTCTTCTGGTTTTGGAAAGCGCCAACTCCTCGATTTGGAATAGGAGTATTTTTTCTCTTTTTTCCAGTCGTATTTCTCTTCTTCTCTGGTTATGATTTTGACCTCTCTGTGAAAATTAGTAAACCTATACAGGTAGCAGTTATTGTAGGACTGCTTTTTTTCTCTTTGTATATTGGAACTCCTTGGAAGAAAATATCTCAGCAAAACTTATTCTCCTTCAAAGCTATAACAGTGCCGACTCCGAAAACACAAGCTGATGTAACGTACGGAGTACGTGTTATAGGCGGAGATCAATGTTGGTTAAGCCCGCAATGTTCTCCTTATGATCGTCCTCCCTTGTCATCGTGGCATGGGGTTAAAACATTCTGTAATTTTAATTATTATAAGAGTTCTCAATGGGGTTACAAGATACCTTGGAAAATAAAAACGATACATTCAGGATACTCTCCATAGTGGTCCCTGTTTTTAACGAACAGGAGACCCTAAAAGAAGTAATAGAAAGAATCCAGGCTGTTCAGCTTCCTCTTGAAAAGGAAATAATCATCATTGATGATTGTTCGAGCGATGCCACGAAAGAGGTTATGGAGCAGGAGCTAAAGCATATCAATGCGGTAAAGCTCTACCATCCGCAGAACTTAGGCAAGGGAGCTGCGTTGCGTACCGGCTTAAGTGCCGCAACCGGTGATATTGTATTAATACAAGATGCAGATTTGGAATACGATCCTATTGATTATCCAAAACTCTTGCAGCCTATCCTTGCTGGGAAAGCTGATGTTGTGTACGGGTCTCGTTTTGTGGGCTCAGAGGCCCATCGAGTGCTTTATTTTTGGCATATGCTTGGGAATAAGATGTTGACCTTATTGTCCAATATGGTGACAAATCTTAATTTAACCGACATGGAAACCTGCTATAAGGTTTTTCGTAAAGAAGTTATCGACAAACTGAGTTTGCAAGAAAATAGATTTGGTTTTGAGCCAGAGGTTACAGCAAAAATTTCACGGCTTGGTTGTAGAATATATGAGGTTGGTATTTCGTATAGCGGGAGAACCTATAATGAAGGAAAAAAGATTGGTTGGCGAGACGGGTTGAGTGCTCTTCGCTGTATTATCAAATATTCATTACTCGAAAGAAAGAGCAAGGCTGAGTAAAAATTGAGCATAGGCCCTCTCTTACCTTATTTTGAAACGAAGTGAGCGTATTTTTTCCAAATCAGGAGTATCAGAGTGAGAGTACAATTCATAAAGCATAAACGCGACAAACAAGGTCGGACCGCCATATACCTCCTTTTCTGTCTCATAGCCTGTTCTTTCTTAAGCGGCTGCGGAGCCACTGAAGGCATGTTCGATAGTTGGTCTGTCTTTGGCTTTGGTGGAGAAAAAGAAGAGAAAATTGATTCAGCAGGGACATTGGTTACTCAGGGAATGAATGCCTATAAGGTCGGCAAGTACAGTGCCGCGATAGAGCATTTTCAGGAAATCAAGGACCGTTACCCTTTTAGCCCGGAGGCCCTGCTGGCTGAATTAAAATTGGCTGACTGCAAGTATTACAGCGAGAACTACGAGGAAGCCAAGGAATTGTATAAGGACTTTGAGGAACAGCATCCTACCAATGAGGCGGTCCCCTATGTTATGTTTCAGATAGGCATGTGCGATTATTCCCGCACAGACAGTATTGATCGGGATTCCTCCGGTGCCCAGGATGCCATTAAGTCCTTTTCCCGTTTGCTCCGTACCTACCCGGATTCTCCGTATACACGGGAAGCCAAGGCAAGGATTCGGGCTGCTCGGGAATTTATAGTAAATCATGAGTACTACGTGGCGGTCTTTTATGTTCGGACGAAAAAATACGATCAGGCCAAACATCGCCTTAAATACATCCTTACTATGTATCCGGATGCCGCTATTATCCCCAAGGCAAAAGTTTTGCAAGAACGGCTTGCAGCCGGTGACCCGCCTAAATGGGGCCTGGACAGATGGCTACCAGATCTGAACCTGCCGAATTGGGATTTGTCTGGCGTGGGGATCGGTACCCAAGATGATGATATAGAAAGCCAGATCGGCCAATAAAGAGACTCGTACACTATGGGCTTGCTGAAGAGCGACAAACTCCTGGACCTGCTTATTTCTCAAAGGTTATTGACGGTAAAACAGAAACAGTTTGTCCTCCGTCATAAAGAACGGCAGAGTCAGCAGCTGATTAAGCTTCAGGGGGGACAGAAAGAGGCGGGGCGTGGATATCCTGATATGGTCGATATTCTTGCCTCATTAAAGCTGGAGATTCCAGGGAATAAGCAGCGAATTCTCTCGGAAGAGCTGATCATGCGGGCGGTGGGCCGTAAATTGGGCATTCCCTTTAAAAAGCTTGATCCTCTTGAGCTGGACATCGAGATTGTCACCAAGACCATTCCTCGTTCCTTTGCCATCAATCATCTGATCCTCCCCTTTGAGGTACGCAACGGTGTGCTTCAGGTCGTGACCTACGACCCGGATAATAAGGCACCCTTGCAGGATATTGAGCAGGTCAACCAGACAGAGCTGAAGCCTTATCTGAGCACACGCTCGGACATCAAGAAGATTCTGTCTGAGTTTTTTGGTTTTCAGCGCTCTATTACTGCGGCAGAAAGTCAGTTCTCCTCAGGAGGGGGGAGCTCAACCGTAGATATCGGTAACCTGGAGCAGTATGTTAAGCTCTCGAGCGCCCAGGAACTCAGTTCCACGGATCAGCATATCAAGGCGGCGGTCAATCATCTCTTCAACTACGCGCTGGAGCAGCGAGCCAGTGATATTCACGTAGAACCAAAACGTGAGAGCTGCCTGATTCGTTACCGGATTGACGGTGTCCTGCATACCATCTATAAGTTGCCCAAGGCGGTGCATTCCGCTATTACTTCCCGTATTAAGGCCTTGGCTCGTTTGGATATCGCTGAAAAACGCAGGCCCCAGGACGGTAGAATCAAGATAGGGCAAAAAGATGGTAAGGAGGCGGAGCTCCGTGTATCAACTATTCCGGTCTCCTTTGGTGAGAAAACCGTTATGCGTATCCTGGATACCAATGTCATCTTTCAGGATCTTGATGAACTGGGGTTCTCCCAGCGGGATAAGGCGGTATATAATTCCTTCATCACTGCCCCGCACGGCATAGTCCTGGTCACCGGTCCTACAGGAAGCGGTAAGTCCACCACCTTGTATTCCACCCTAAAGAAAATCGCCTCGCCGGAGATCAATATCATCACGGTGGAAGATCCGGTGGAGATGGTGCATGAGGATTTTAATCAGATTTCCGTGCAGCCGCTGATTGACGTGACCTTTTCCACTATCCTGCGCAATATCCTGCGTCAGGACCCGGATGTGATCATGATCGGTGAGATCAGGGACTATGATACCGCCATCCATGCGGTGCAGGCAGCCCTGACCGGTCATCTGGTTTTTTCTACTTTGCATACCAATGATGCGGTTTCCACGATTGTCCGTTTGCAGGACCTTGGTTTAGAGCCCTTCCTGATCGGTTCCACCATGCTCGGGGCCTTGGCTCAGCGCCTTGTTCGTAAAATCTGCCCTCACTGTATTGAAGCCTATCAGGCGGATACAGAGGAATTGCAAAAAATGGGTTTCCCGGTGCAATCCGGGCATGGAGCCATAGAGCTGAAGCGGGGGAAAGGGTGTAAGGAGTGTCGCAAGACAGGGTATGCTGGCAGGATGGGTGTGTTTGAGGTCTTTCCCTTGACGGATAAGATCAAAAAGATGGTGGCAGACAAGGCCACTGATGCCGAGCTTCGTCAGGTAGCTATTCGGGAGGGTATGACTACCCTGAACGAGGATGCCTGGCAGAAGGTACGGAATGGCCTGACCACTGTTGAGGAGGCCCTGCGAATTAGTGGGGATATGTAACGTTTCCTGAGCCTCTGCTTACGACCTGAGTTTCCTGCTCTCATTGTTATTAACGATCAAAATACATAATAAGTCCGATCACGGTGACAACCACTAGGATTGCGCACCCTATTTTGATCCAGCTCCAAGGACGTTCGCCCTGCACTTCACCGGTACGGGCGTTAATCAGAAAACGATAGACCTTCCCTTTATAACGGTATGCACTGGTCCAGATGGGCAGGAGAATATGTTTGAAGGTAATATCCGAATATGTAGAGTCCTTACTATTAATTCTCTGCTCATCGCCCCCGATATCTCTGCGGATGGTATTATCAATTTCGTCAGCCATGATAACTTTGGCAAATTCAAAACCTTTTTTTAAACCGACTGAGTAACTTTCAGAAAGGAATCCGCTCAAATACCGGTCGTCATACGGTTCCAGAGCATGTAAATCCCACGGTTCAAGCTCCTGCACATATTTTCGCTCCAGGGAATTACTGGCGGCAACAAGTACATCGTCAAAGATATTATGTACACGTCCGCCTGTTGGATACCAGTTTGTCATTTGAACTTCTCTGGTTTTTGTGACAGTTTCTCCATCTTCCTCCTCAGTATACGTCTCCGTGACATAATAATGTTCGCCGCGTTCACCTGTGTAGCTGGTATCTGTCTTGCAGTCATAGGTCCAATGGGGGAGATAGACCCCCTTTATCCCTCCTTCCAGCCTGGCATACTTTTTCAAGGAGTTCGGGGCAAACCATAATCCTTTAATCCATGTCCCGAACAATTCCCGAGCTTTTTTCAAGGTGATCCGAAAAGGCAGCAGGGCCGCTGGTTTTATTTTCTTTTTCGATGTCAGGGTAACGACCATACTGGTGCCGCAAAAAGGGCACTCCGTCGCTGTGATGTTAGGATCCAATGTCGTTTCCGCACCGCAGGCATCACATTTGACAGTACGGATCTCCTCAAGATTCTGCTGTGCTGCCTGATTAAGATACGCCTTGTAATTCAGTTCGGCTAAATGTGAGCTACTCTTGTGTTCTCTGGTGCTGCGTGAGCGAACGACCTTATGTTTCGCTCCGCAATACGGACATTTGAGAAAACGCGTGCCCGGTTCAAATTTCAGATCAGCACCGCACTGCTTACAGGGGAATTGCCTTTTCCTTGCCATAATACCGTATTCCCGGAATTATCATGAACGAGGCGGCAACGGCGGTGGTACCGACGCAAAAAGATTCTTTAACTCAGCAACCTGTCCCGCAGCCGTCCAGTTATCCATGCCTTCCTGCCACACCAGGGTTTCCCGGACCAGCTTGCCGGACTGCACAAGTTGCTTCAACCCAGCCATGTCGAACGGCCCTGCAGCCTGTCCGTCAATCGCCACATGAAATGCGACCTGATTGGGTAGCGCCGGGGCAACCACCGGTCCGGTCTGTTGCCGAGTCTGCCGGTTCATCGAACCGGCCATCTGGTTCGCCATCGCAAAGCCCATGCCCATACCGATACCGGCAGAGGCTTCTCCGCCCGGATTCTTGGCAGCCGCTTCCATTGATTCAGCTGCCTGATACTGGGTGTATGCCGATAAATCGCCGAGAATTCCCATATTGGTGCGTTTATCAAGGGTCTCCTCCACCTTGGGCGGTAAGGAGATATTCTCCACCATCATATTGGTTACTTCCAGTCCGAAGTCCAACATTTCAGGCTGAATCTGCTTGAGGATAAAATCGCCCAATTCATTATAATTGGCAGCAAGATCCAACACCGGGATTTTACTTTCTCCGAGAATGTCGGCGAAACGCGAAACGATTATATTGCGGATTTGATCTTTGATATTGTCGACCGAAAAGGTCGGGTTGGTGGAAACTAGCTGTGTCAGCAGCCTGCCGGGATCAGCAACCCGCAACCCGTATGTTCCGAATGACCGAAGTCGCACCACCCCGAACTCAGGGTCGCGCATCATCAATGGGTTTTTCAGTCCCCATTTTAAATTGGTAAACCTGCGCGTATTGACAAAATAGACTTCAGCTTTAAACGGGCTGTTAAAGCCGTACTTCCAGCCTTTCAGGGTTGAGAGAACAGGCAGGTTTCGCGTATTCAGTGTAAATGTACCCGTCTTTGTAAACACGTCGGCAAGCTGTCCCTCATTCACGAATAATGCGGCCTGTCCTTCCCGGACAATGAGCTTGGCTTCGTTTTTGATTTCATTGCCATGACGTTCAAACCGATACACCAGCGTATCCTGGGTATCGTCAAGCCATTCGACAATATCTATAAATTCCCCTCTGATAGTATCCCAAAGAGACATAGTATTCCTCGCTGTTATGTGCTGTGATTTGCGGGGGAAATGCGATTGAGTCTGCACAGTTTACTCTTACGCATAATTCTTTGATAGTGTTATTGCCTCTTTCACCCCAGATAAGAGAACGCCGTCTATGGCTAAGGTACCGTTGTAGTCACAGACAATGGTGGCAACAGTGAGGACTCCGAAGTCAGGGATGATGATTGCTTGCATAAGGTTTCTTTAGATGCTGAACAGTCGTGCAGGGTGCATTTCATACATCTTTTTCATGGGTGTGGACAGCTTGCTTTGATTGCATCGGTTTCGGGCCGAAATGAACAAACTCCTTTTGTGATCTTTTTTCCTGCTTTCTCAGTGCTTCGCAAATTCTCTTCAAATCGTTATCGTATCGCGCTGCGTGCTCTGCGCGATACTTCCTGATTTCTTCGACAATAGGATCTTTAATCATAATATATACCCCAATTCTTCAGGTGAACAAAGTTCCGGGCATTGATAGCCCAGTTCTTCAATGACGCGGCGAACATCTGCTTTCGTACTGGCGTTATTGTTATGTGTTATTACTTGAAGGCCAATCAATAACGTATGCCGCCTCAATGAAGTACTGTTGCAGTTGGGCATTATTTTCTACCCAGTCATCAAACCCTTCTTTTTGGGAAGTATTATTAGGGTTGGTTATTAAAATAAAGTAACCACCTGAGTCTTTTGTGTCATCTTGGATTTCAATTTTCCAATTAGTATATTTACCACTCTTTATAGTTCCACCTACACCAATAGGAAGCATTGTCTTTTCCATTTCATTTCACATAACAGTGTCAATAAGCGGAAAATTTCCATGCTATTAGCAGTAATAGATTTTGAAAAACCTCTCCTCCCTTACGCCCCCACCCTCACATTCAGCACGTCCGCCAACCGCCCGTAATACTGATCCCGCACCAGGTTCAGCAGGGCGGCATAGTCGTTGACCCGGACGTTCAGGCTGGTGACAGCTGATCCGGCAAAGCCCGGCAGGGTGTATTCGCCATCCTCCGTGACGGTCACCGCCGCACCCGCATCCCCGTCCTCGGTCATGCCGAGCAGGCTGAGGAGCAGCACGCTGTTTCTGATATCAAAGACCGCCTGGATGCGCAGCATTTCGTCCGCCGTGACTGTGCCGCCGATCGCACTGACAAGGGGACTGGTGGTATTGCTGGTCAGGATGCCGACTTCCGGCGGGTTGGGATGGCCAAAATCAGTCAGCAGCAGGAGCGAGCGCAGCTTGCGGCGGTAGATGCCGATACGCGGACTGCCGTGGCCGGTGGGCCGGGTCGAGACAGTGAGCGTGTATTCGTTATTGAACGGCTCATCCTGAGCAGGGATATCCGGGACCAAGACAATGCTGGAATCCGAGATCGGGCCGAACTGGTCCTGCACGGCCTCGCCGCTACGGGTACCCTCAATCACGCATTGCACCCCTCCGCATCCGGGTCAAAGGCCAGGCGGGTGCCGCTGAGATGGAGCACACCCTTGCTGTAGAGCACATCAGCCAGATGGAGGCGGGTATCCTCAATACTGTCGATTACCGGCCCTTTCTCGCTCATGGGCAGCTTTTCGAAGCGAGCCTGCTGACTTATTTCCTTGAGGAAGGGTTGCAGCACCCGCACACTGACATGTAGGGTCTCGTCTGCCGGTGGGAGAGGATCATCCGGCGACTCCAATCTGCCGGTAAAGGAAAGGCCAAAGGAGAGCATGCCATCTATGGTCGCCTGATCGCCACTGAGCAGCTTCTTCTGAATGACCCGCTCCAGGAGGGCCAGCGCGGTCTTGGCATCTTCGATGCTGTAGTTCGGATTCTCTTCATGCATTGCGACCGTCAGGTCATCTGTTCCGGATGAACCGCGAGGCACGAAGCGAATTTTGTAGGAAGGGGGAACGGTGAGGACGTTAGGTTC contains:
- a CDS encoding PBS lyase produces the protein MAAKKQANTRPWCPFCGMDVGRPVDAPQRKMTEFPVGRCECGAVYVCDATGHNVGSAMVECLVYACGEEWDLAWELIPEDDYLTGRVEDYDDVTHQICPKRNLDGRGVRGVLYFVRLHKDVAEIADRFAKKKEQEAQEVFSESEGGSQNSIIPEVEPARDPKRKKKRASKTIVKQLADAQDVDGLLDLCFDDKRTLRFMQRLLYEPDPVKRYKTAWLIGQVCARLSTREPAPVADMLHRLFEACSDSASMPWGMVEAIGAIISARTDIYGAFTRHLLNFMDDQGTQEAALWGLSEIAASRPDLIRNTPFYSTFHFLEHHNPVVRGLMARLLGRIKAKEAMFQIMGLQKDEAEIILYEQGDPVKMTVAALVKEAVAGMQEA
- a CDS encoding glycosyltransferase family 2 protein — translated: MGLQDTLENKNDTFRILSIVVPVFNEQETLKEVIERIQAVQLPLEKEIIIIDDCSSDATKEVMEQELKHINAVKLYHPQNLGKGAALRTGLSAATGDIVLIQDADLEYDPIDYPKLLQPILAGKADVVYGSRFVGSEAHRVLYFWHMLGNKMLTLLSNMVTNLNLTDMETCYKVFRKEVIDKLSLQENRFGFEPEVTAKISRLGCRIYEVGISYSGRTYNEGKKIGWRDGLSALRCIIKYSLLERKSKAE
- a CDS encoding outer membrane protein assembly factor BamD, producing the protein MRVQFIKHKRDKQGRTAIYLLFCLIACSFLSGCGATEGMFDSWSVFGFGGEKEEKIDSAGTLVTQGMNAYKVGKYSAAIEHFQEIKDRYPFSPEALLAELKLADCKYYSENYEEAKELYKDFEEQHPTNEAVPYVMFQIGMCDYSRTDSIDRDSSGAQDAIKSFSRLLRTYPDSPYTREAKARIRAAREFIVNHEYYVAVFYVRTKKYDQAKHRLKYILTMYPDAAIIPKAKVLQERLAAGDPPKWGLDRWLPDLNLPNWDLSGVGIGTQDDDIESQIGQ
- a CDS encoding GspE/PulE family protein, whose product is MGLLKSDKLLDLLISQRLLTVKQKQFVLRHKERQSQQLIKLQGGQKEAGRGYPDMVDILASLKLEIPGNKQRILSEELIMRAVGRKLGIPFKKLDPLELDIEIVTKTIPRSFAINHLILPFEVRNGVLQVVTYDPDNKAPLQDIEQVNQTELKPYLSTRSDIKKILSEFFGFQRSITAAESQFSSGGGSSTVDIGNLEQYVKLSSAQELSSTDQHIKAAVNHLFNYALEQRASDIHVEPKRESCLIRYRIDGVLHTIYKLPKAVHSAITSRIKALARLDIAEKRRPQDGRIKIGQKDGKEAELRVSTIPVSFGEKTVMRILDTNVIFQDLDELGFSQRDKAVYNSFITAPHGIVLVTGPTGSGKSTTLYSTLKKIASPEINIITVEDPVEMVHEDFNQISVQPLIDVTFSTILRNILRQDPDVIMIGEIRDYDTAIHAVQAALTGHLVFSTLHTNDAVSTIVRLQDLGLEPFLIGSTMLGALAQRLVRKICPHCIEAYQADTEELQKMGFPVQSGHGAIELKRGKGCKECRKTGYAGRMGVFEVFPLTDKIKKMVADKATDAELRQVAIREGMTTLNEDAWQKVRNGLTTVEEALRISGDM
- a CDS encoding SPFH domain-containing protein, which translates into the protein MSLWDTIRGEFIDIVEWLDDTQDTLVYRFERHGNEIKNEAKLIVREGQAALFVNEGQLADVFTKTGTFTLNTRNLPVLSTLKGWKYGFNSPFKAEVYFVNTRRFTNLKWGLKNPLMMRDPEFGVVRLRSFGTYGLRVADPGRLLTQLVSTNPTFSVDNIKDQIRNIIVSRFADILGESKIPVLDLAANYNELGDFILKQIQPEMLDFGLEVTNMMVENISLPPKVEETLDKRTNMGILGDLSAYTQYQAAESMEAAAKNPGGEASAGIGMGMGFAMANQMAGSMNRQTRQQTGPVVAPALPNQVAFHVAIDGQAAGPFDMAGLKQLVQSGKLVRETLVWQEGMDNWTAAGQVAELKNLFASVPPPLPPRS